The following are encoded together in the Cicer arietinum cultivar CDC Frontier isolate Library 1 chromosome 2, Cicar.CDCFrontier_v2.0, whole genome shotgun sequence genome:
- the LOC101492816 gene encoding uncharacterized protein, whose product MDQGEDNSDEMYEGLKPDFEDMDDGLELDFDEMYDDFDAMNDIMNNEGEPVMVDLTDVFSIDMMFDTRDDLLKWARNVGRENRIVVVIFRSENATTRPRTKTILIIGCERSGKYRPWNNYKPRRSTWSRKCECPFRLRGTPSNVGEGWYLHVICGVHNHELAKKTD is encoded by the coding sequence ATGGACCAAGGGGAAGACAATAGTGATGAAATGTATGAAGGTTTAAAACCTGATTTTGAGGATATGGATGATGGTTTGGAGCTTGATTTCGACgaaatgtatgatgattttGATGCAATGAATGACATTATGAACAACGAAGGTGAACCTGTTATGGTTGATTTGACTGATGTGTTTAGCATCGACATGATGTTTGATACACGAGATGATTTATTGAAATGGGCTAGAAATGTTGGAAGGGAAAATAGAATTGTCGTTGTCATTTTTAGATCCGAAAACGCGACAACACGACCAAGAACAaagacaatattaattattggttgtgaaagaagcGGTAAATATAGACCTTGGAATAATTATAAACCTAGGAGGAGTACTTGGAGTAGAAAATGTGAATGCCCGTTTAGATTGAGAGGTACACCATCAAATGTTGGTGAGGGATGGTATCTGCATGTAATATGTGGTGTCCATAACCATGAATTGGCCAAAAAAACTGACTGA
- the LOC101490991 gene encoding small polypeptide DEVIL 6-like — protein sequence MGGSKSKRTTRLSSNIGLGGVLREQRARLYIIRRCVVMLLCWHE from the coding sequence ATGGGAGGATCAAAATCAAAGAGAACTACTAGGCTATCATCAAACATAGGACTTGGAGGAGTCCTTAGAGAGCAAAGAGCAAGGCTATACATAATTAGAAGATGTGTGGTCATGCTCCTATGTTGGCATGAGTAG